The Dyadobacter sandarakinus DNA window ATTTCAGGCAGGTAGAATTCCGGGGACAGCAATTTACAGCATTTGTCGAGTACCTGGCACCGGCGCCTTCACTGGTGATTGTCGGGGCGGGAAATGATACCATTCCGCTCATGCAAATGGCCAGCGTTCTGGGATGGAAAATTACGGTGGTAGATGGCCGCCCGGCCCATGCCACGATCCAGCGGTTTCCGACGGCTGACCAGGTGATTGTTGCACGGGCAGAGGATGTACTGACGCAGATTGAACCCGACGAGCGTACCTTTTTTACGCTCATGACACACAATTACAACTATGACCTTACCCTGCTGGCAGCCCTGATCAGGGAAGAAAAATGCCATTACATAGGCGCACTAGGCCCCAAAAAGAAGCTTGAAAGAATGTTTTCCGACCTTGCTGAAAGAAACATTGTTCTGACACCCGAACAAAAGAGCAAAATATACGGGCCCATCGGTCTGGACATTGGTGCGGAAACTTCGGAAGAAATTGCGCTTGCTGTCCTGGCAGAAATCAAGGCGGTACTCGAAGGCAAAAATGGCACCTCGCTCCGGGAGAAAGCTGATACAATACATAGCCGTCATCCGGTTCAGCAGCAGACTTCGGCCAGTAAGGTGAGCGATTTTGCCTGCGCTATTCAAACTGCTGAATTGTCATGACCGGGATTATCATCCTTGCGGCGGGCAATTCTTCACGGTTGGGCAAGCCCAAGCAGCTGCTTCATTTTCGCGGCCAGTCCCTGCTGTCACATATGGTACAGGAAGCTTTGAACGTACAGGAAAAAGTAGTATTTGTAGTGACAGGTGCAAAGCAGGAGCTGATTGACGCTGAAATCGGGCAGAAACCCGTTCACCTGATTTACAATCCCGATTGGGAAACGGGCATGGGCTCATCCATTGCTGCCGGGGTTAAGGCACTTTGCTCCATGTATCCACAACTTCAAGCAGTTATAATTGCAGTGTGCGACCAGCCATTTGTAAATGCCGAACATCTGAAACAGCTGATCGCCACAGCAGAACATTCCCCCGAAAATATCATTGCGAGCGCCTATGCAGGTACAATGGGGACACCCGCCCTTTTTCCTAATCTCTTTTTTGACGAACTGAAAGCATTAACCGGACAGGAAGGTGCCAAAAAGCTTTTTACCAGACATGCAAGCCAGCTTTCTTCGGTCCATTTTCCCTCGGGCGAAACAGACATCGATACTCACGAGGATTATGAAAAGTTGTTGAAATCGACGGGTTTGTAGATTTGGGACTTGCCTGATACGTACAAAAGTCACAGACGGGCCAGTTGCTTCCTGTAATCTTCAAGCATTTGAATGGATTCCTGAAAATCATCTTCCGCAATCAGCGCCACTGTAAAATCCTTCTTTAATGTGCCTTTGGGTTCGAGCGTGCCTTTTTTGAGATTTTCCAGCATTTGGGGTAAACGCTGGCGGGCAATCTGATGTAATTCAAGACTAACCTGAACCTGCTTTTGCGTTTCAGCTACCAGTTTTGAAAATACCTCAGGGTCGGTTGTCTGCTTCAATGCAGTAAGCCCTTGCAGAATGGTAGCAAACCGGCCGGTTTTGGCAGCAATCAGTTCTTCAACTAAAAACTGCAGTTGCTCGTGTTTGGATTGATGCAGCAAATCGTATTGATGTAACAAGGAATTGGCATATTTATCGCGGAAGTGCCGGATCAGCACAGTATCACTTTGATGCTCAACTAAAAACTTCTTATAAGCAATCCATGCATTTTGCCGTTCCAGGGCATCTGATTTTGCATGCTTGTCAGGAATTGCGATTGGATGAAGGTGATCCAATGTAGCTGCTACCTGCGCCTCTTGCTGAAAGTCATTGTCAGTCGGATTATTACCCTGACTGATCCTGTATGTTGGGAAGGCTTTTTCCTGTCCATCATCTTTCCTCGTAAAATGGTATTCCATGCCGGGCTTTGTAGTTGCCGGCTCCTTGTCCGTACAACCTGCCAGAAAGATCAATATTCCCGTAACAATCAGGTTTGTTATCATTTTCATAAGTTGATTGGTTTGAGCTAAACGTACTGACATCCTATGGCTTGCTGAGCATCACTTATGCTGATATAATAAGATGAAGTACCCAGGTACATGCCATTCATAAAAAATGACTTGGAAACCAAAGCAGATCCGGATGCAGGGCTGCAACAACCATTCTGAGTACTAAAACTAACTTGCCCATACACGACAAAACCATTATCAATTACTGTATCAGCGCCAGTACAAAATATAGCTTTGCCATATAAATTGTAAGTGAACATGGTTGCAATACAGCAACTCAACATGGCCAGTTTGACCTTTTTCATATGTTTGAAGTTAGTGTGAAAACCTTTTCTGATCAGCTGCGCAGCTTGTGCAAACTTGATAGGAATTTGTTCACTTTACAACGGAAAAAGTTGGTCAAAACCGGACAAAGCTGGACAACAGTGTTAACCTTTCAGCTGCCGAAGTATTTCGGAGTAAGTATGCGGCGGAATAAGACCTGCTGGCAATGTGATGTTCATTGCGGAAAGCTTCCGGGAAAGTGTCTTAATGGATATACCAAGCTCAATAGCCAGCTCCTGACGGGTTTTGTAACATTCTTTCATTGTATGCGTGTATAGTTTTACTTATACAATGATATTAAATTTAGTTAGATCAGGAAATGTACCAGAGATTTATCAACCTTTAAATATCTCACGCAGTTTCAAAATACACTGAGGCAATTAACTGCCACGGTATGCCTGTAAATACGAAAGCAGCCACCCTTCTCAAGGTGCCTGCTTTCGTATTTACGATTAAAAACTTCTTGTAAGATTACTTTGTATGCAACCCTGCCGCGGCAGCTTCGTCCACAAACCAGTGCAGCTGTCCGTTTTCAGGACTGATGATCTGTGACGGGTATTTATCTACATCAAGGTCTCCCTGTAAAACCTGCCGGAGCGTTTCTGCTTTTCCGGCTCCCGCTGCCAGAAACACCACCGCAGCCGACTTATTCACCACGGGGGCAGTGAGGGTAATGCGGTGCATATCCTGTGCAGGCAGGAAAAATGAGGTAGCCCAGGCGGATTCCTCATGTACCACGGGCATTCCCGGAAACAAAGAAAGTGTATGGCCATCATCGCCCATACCCAGTAGCGTCAGATCGAAAGTCGTTTCCGAATCTGAAAAATAGGATTTCAGTACCTGCTCGTACGCAGCGGCAGACTCCTCGGGCGTAATGTCGGTACGCATAACGTGAATGTTTTCCCGGATCACTCCTACCTTATCCAGCAAGGCTTCAAAGCACATTCTGGCATTGTTCCTCTCATCCTCAAAAGGCACTGCACGCTCGTCACCCCAGAAAAAATGGACTTTTTCCCAGTGAATCAGCTCCTTGTAAGGTGTGGCAGCCAGCAGCGCATACAGCTGTTTGGGCGTACTTCCACCGGAAAGTACCAGTGTAAACCTGTCCTGGGTCGTCAGTACGTCGGCAATGTAAGTGGCCATCCACGCAGCCAGGCTTTCGCTAAGCTGCGTGGAATCTTTTGCAATATGCAGTTTCATAAGCTATCAGTCTGCCGGAGGCAGGTTTATCCAGGTATGTCCGTCCCGCGCAATGAGCGCATCCGCCTCATCGGGGCCCCATGAATCAGGCGCATAGTTCGGAAAATCCTGCGGACTTCTGCTTTCCCAGGTTTCCAGAATCGGCATGATCACCTTCCAGGCAGCATCTACCTGGTCATTTCTCATAAACAAGGTTGCATCACCCTCCATCACATCCAGCAGCAGTGTTTCGTATGCCTCGGGTGCATGGTCACCGGCTACTGCGTCATAATCAAAGGTCATTTCCACCGGATCCAGCGTCATCGTTTGTCCGGGGCGCTTGGCCTGAAAGCGGATACTGATATCCATATCCGGCTGAATACTGATCGTCAAACGGTTGGAACGCCAGGTTTCGGCAGCTTCGCTTGGAAACGCATAGTGCGGAGCAGCTTTAAACTGAAGGGTAATATGCGTCGCTTTCTGGTTGAGGTACTTTCCGGTTCTCACATAAAAAGGTACACCCTGCCAGCGCCAGTTATCAATGTAGAACTTGGCAGCAGCAAATGTTTCTGTATTGGAATGCGGGTCAACCCCCTCCTCGTGACGGTAGCTTACTACCTTTTCACCCTTTTTCCAGCCTCCTGCATACTGGCCGCGTACGGCAAAGTCGTGCACCTGATCCTTCGTAATCGGCCGGATCGCATTGAGCACATCCACCTTTTTATTCCGGATTTCATTGGCGTCAAAGGATACCGGCGGCTCCATCGCGATCATACAGAGTATCTGCAGAATATGGTTTTGCACCATATCGCGCAAAGCACCCGCATGCTCAAAGTACCCGCCACGGCCTTCCAGCCCGACACTTTCTGCGGCAGTGATCTGAATATGGTCAATGTAGTTACGATTCCATAGTGGCTCAAACAATGCATTTGCAAAGCGCAGTGCCAGAATGTTCTGTACGGTTTCTTTTCCGAGGTAATGATCAATCCGGAAAATCTGCTCTTCCGTAAACATGCTCGAAAGCAGCTGATTGAGCTCGTGCGCACTTTGCAGGTCGTGACCGAATGGTTTTTCAACCACAATGCGTGCAGTACCGCGGTCTGAGCAAATCTGTAATGCACCCAGCTTCTGCGCAATGGAAGGTACCAGCTGCGGAGCTACTGCCAGGTAGAATATCACATTGGGATGAACTCCCCACTCTTCCTCCTTGGCTTTCACCAGATCGGTGATCAGGTGATAGGCTTCGGCATCGTCCCCGTCCATCTGCAGGTAAGTGACATGCTCGCTGAATTCCTGCCAATGCCCGTTGAGCTTGCCTTTCCGGCGTGAAAACTTGGTTACGCCATCCAGCAGGTGCGTGCGGTATGCATCATTGGAATACGGACTGCGTCCGATCCCGGCGATGGCAAACTTTTCGGGCATCCACTGGTCCAGGAAAAGATTATATAAAGCAGGAGTAAGTTTCCGGTAATTGAGATCGCCGCTTCCACCAAAGATAAATAGTACCGAGGCAGGCGGGCGTTTGTTGGTTTGCATATGACGACTGTTTATTGTTGTCCCCACTCCGTATGGAAAGTGCCGGGGATATCGATTCGTTGATAAGTATGCGCTCCAAAGTAATCGCGTTGCGCCTGGATCAGGTTGGTAGGCATCCGGCCGGTCCTGTAAGCATCAAAATACGCAAGAGCTGACATATGACCTGCTGCTGCTGTTCCCGAGTTAGCTGCAAAAGTGACCAGGGCGCGCATATTCTCTTCCTTCGATTTAACGAGTGCAGCTACGTCTTGGTTCAGCAGAATGTTGGACAATTCCGGCGATTGCTGATATGCAGTTGTGAAAACTTCGAGCAGGGAAGAACGAATAATACAACCGCCACGCCATACACTCACGACTTCGGGCAATGGAATTTCCATAGCCAGGTCCTTGGAAGCCTGGAAAAGCATGGCCAGTCCCTGTGCATAGGCCAGGATCGTTGAAAACAACAATCCGTCATGTACAAGCGGAAGCAGCTCATCCAGCGTGAGGATACTTTTGCTCTCATCACCATAAATCTGTGCGGCAGCTTCACGCTCCTCTTTATAACCCGACAATGTCCGCATGGCTACCGCGGTGTCGATCACCGGCACGGCCACAGGCAGCTCCATTGAATCCTGGGACGTCCATTTGCCGGTACCTTTGGAACCCGCTTTATCAGATATTACATCTACGAGGTCAGCGCCGGATTTTTCGTCTTTTTGTAAAAAAATTTCAGAGGTAATCTCAACCAGGAACGATTGCAGGTCACCTTCATTCCACTGCCTGAAAACTTCATGAAGCTGGGCATTGGTCGCACCGGCCGATTTGAGCAATGCATAACATTCACTGATCAGCTGCATGATGGCGTACTCGATCCCGTTATGTACCATTTTGACATAATGTCCGGCACCTTCCCTGCCCAGGTAGGCCACGCAGGGGGTTCCGTTCACCTTGGCAGCGATTGCTTCGAGCATGGGACGTACGTTCTGATAGGCTTCCTGGTCACCGCCGGGCATAATACTCGGCCCGGTACGTGCACCTTTCTCACCACCCGAAACACCAATACCCATGAAATGGATATTCTTGTCACGCAGGTACTTAACCCTTCTGAGGGTGTCTGTATAATGTGAGTTACCGCCATCAATGACCACATCGCCTTCGTCCAGCAAAGGGAGCAATGAGGCAATCACATCGTCCACCGGCTGACCCGCAGGTACCAGCATCATTACTTTCCGGGGACGTTGTAAAAGCTGTATCATCTGCGCAAGCTCGCCTACACCTTTCACCGTAGTACCTGCCGAGGCCGACGATTCAAGTGCCGCGTTTTTGGCAGCATCCTTGTCAAAACCGATTACGGAAAAACCGTGGTCGGCCATATTCAGCAACAGGTTCCTCCCCATTACCCCAAGGCCGATCATTCCAAAGTCGAATGCATTATCTGACATAGTAGTAAAGTCTAAAATAAAGTCACCTGCAATATTAAGGGAATTTGGGTTCCAGATGAGGTTTTAGGGATTTTTGTTGGAAGAAGCGGATAAAATATCAATACCGCGATTTTAGATGTACAGAATAACTTCTATATTTATACTGTCAAACATTTTGTAGTATTTGTAAACGAAGTTCTATGCCTACCACCACAAATTATCAGCCTACCCTCAGCAAGGCACCTGTCAGGGAATATGATGTAATCCGCCTGAAAGCGCCCATGCAGGTTTTTACAATACTGCCTGAAAAATTCCTGGACCCTGAACGTCCCTATTCGCTCAGGCGTGTAGTGCGGCTTGTGGCCGTAGGTGACCCGATCCAGAACCCGGCGGAAATAGCCCGGCTGAGAGGAAAAGTACAGGGAGAGATCGAAAAGATCCTTGAAATGCCGGGATTGAGCTACTCTGCCGATCTGGTATCGAGCTTTGTAAATTACGTTCTGCCTGAAGTTTCAGCGGATACGTTCACAGTGCCTGAGGGAGAGTACCTGGTCATGCGCGCGAGTGAGGATGCGCTTGGGGCCACCGAGATCATCGCCCGCAAGTTTGATAAAGATCATTTTCAGGAAAAGCTGGTGGTCAGCTTTCTGCTCGGATCGGGCAGGCCGGGCAGCATTGCGGGTGTAGAAGTGGTGAAAAATTTGTTTGAGTAATTATCCGTACTCTATTTTTGAAGAATCCAGTTTTTAACCCGTTTGAAAATATCGTCCTTCCTCGGCCGCTCCCTGCCGTCGTGCGTCAGCTCGTGATTGTAATGGTAAAGGAGTTTTTGCACGTAGTTGTCATCCGCTTCCGATTGGTTGGGGAGCTTATTTACAAAATGCAGGAATTCCTCATTAAACATGCCATTCAGCGAAACCGTGTGAAAATTGCTCCTTTCCGCCAGTTCCAGGTTTTCGTTAATGGGCGCTGAATGGTTTTGTGAAAAATAGTCGATGTGGTGGATCACCGGATCGGCCTTTTTCAACCTTTTACTTCCCCTGTTTTCATTGCGCCACGGATTTTCACCTTTCGGAAGCTGGTCAATGAGGAAGTTCCGGTTCCAGAGCGTAACCTGGTGCGACATCAAATAGCGTGACCTCGCATTGTCAAGAACCGATACGTTGAAGCCATGCAGGTACTCATCTGTTTTTTTGGTCTGGTAAATGTCTGCACTATGCAGCTTCACCTGCCGGTAATTATGCGTTTGAACCAAAGCAAAAAGATTATTGAAAAAAGCGGCGCTGATTGGTTTTGTAAACCATACATCTTCTTGTAAATAAAGCACATAATCCTCGCGGATCTCATTTTTGAGCAGGTAGGCGAGCCGGTCCGACCACTCCCCTTTTCCCGACCTGATATTCTGAAATCCATTGAGCTGCACATGGAGCTCCTCCGTGGCAAAGTAAAGGTTGCACTGCGTTGAAAAATCCCAATACTGGCTGAAAATGGATTCAAAGCCTTTAAATAACAATTGGTATCTGTCACATGCGTGCACCAGCAGGGCTACGTTCGTATTCTTCAACATACAGCGTTAGTTCAGCTTCACTTCCATTCCTGATATTAGGCCGAAAGTTACAAAGTTTTGAACAGCCCGGTTTGTTTAAAACACTTGTGAGGCTTTAAACAGAAGCCTGCTACATTATCCGGATGCCTTACTCAGACTCTGGCGCCCCTGAAAATCAGGTCCATTGAAAGATTATTTTTTAAGACTGGGCTTAAACAAGCACCTTTCTCATCATCACGTCGGTTTGCTCATCTTCACCAAACCTGAAAATGTGCTTACTGAATGCAGTAAACCCGTTTTTTTCATAAAACCGTATGGCTTTTGCATTTTCCTCCCACACGCCCAGCCAGAGAGACGACACCTTTTTATCCTCCGCCATGCTGAGTGCTTTTTCGTACAGCAGCTGGCCGATTCTTTTACCATGATAAGCATGTTTCACATAAATCCGCTCAATTTCCAGTGAGTCGTCTTCGTGCAACTCCGTTTGCGCCTTTCCTGCATTCAGTTTCAGGTAGCCGATCACCTGCTCACCTTCATGGGCAACAAAAAACCATGAATCCGGATTACTTAACTCTGCTGCAAGCTTCGTATCGCTGAAATTTTCGGCCAGGTACTGCTGCATGTCAGCCTCGGTATTCGATCCTACAAAGGTTTCAAAGAAAGTTTCCCTGGCAATTTGCTGTACTGCGGCCAGGTCCGCCAGACCAGCTTCGGTGATTGTTATCGGTTCCATTTTTCGGAGATTGACTATTTTCAGGAAAGCTTCATAAGTATAAGTCCGGCTGTAATCAGCAGAGCCGACGCAATACGCAGGGTATTAACCGGTTCACCAAGCACCAGTATTCCCACCAGGAATGCACCTACGGCACCTATTCCTGTCCAAACCATGTAAGATGTACTGAGCGGCAGGGTACGCATTGCGAGCGCAAGCAGACCAAAGCTGGCCATCATGGCTATAATGGTAATGCACGTAGGAACAAGCCGGGTAAAACCTTCAGACTGCTTCATGAAGTAGGCCCAGACGATTTCGAGCAGGCCTGCAAAAAAGAGATAAATCCAGGACATATGGGTGACCTTTTTAGGCCGGGCCGTCCCGGTTCGGTTCCCACAGCGGGGAGGCCGTCCTCCTGCATTGAAAAGAAAAACCACCTGCAAAATCGTTGCAGGTGGTTTGAAGTGGAGAATATCGGATTCGAACCGACGACCTCTTGCATGCCATCCAGATTTTTGAGGATTTTTTGTATATTTGATTTTTATAAAAAACAGCCTAAGATATTGAATATAAGTTAGTTAATTGAGTTTCTTTAAGTTTGCTTAATTATCCTTAGACAAGAAATGTTCGACCTATGTTCGACCTAATTTTGATCAAAATATGCACTGATGGCACTCTCAACCAAGTTCATCCTAGCTTCCAAAGTTAACGATTCGTGCGAGTATCCGATAATGCTCCGAATCATTATTGATCGTAAGAACCAGTTAGTCAGCACAAAGAAGAGCTGTAAACAAGAAAATTGGTTAGTTAGTCAACAGCAAGTTGCCCGCGGCCACCCTAAGCATCAGGAGATCAATTTACTACTGAGAACAATAGTCTCTGAGCTAGATTTCCTGATCATTTCAGAAGGAAAAAAAGGTCGGAAGCCAACATTCGACGAAATGAAAACTGTGGTACGTAGTTTGACTGGCGCAACGAAAGAACCAGAGAGCAAATCACTTTTTAAGCTCTTTGAAGACCATATTTCTCTGCTCAATCAGCAAAACCGGATTGGCTATGCGGACACCTTTAAATTTACGCTGAGTAGCTTGAAAGGGTTTGTGAAAAACAAAGACCGAGATCTTCTATCTATCAATCTAAATTTTCTGAAGAAATATGAAGAATACTTGATGGAGCGCGGATGCGCTATTACGACAAGAAGTGTTTATCTAAGAACCTTCAGAACCATGTGGAAGGTGGCAATCCGGGAAAAATATTGTCCCGAAGCTCACTACCCTTTCAAAGAGCTCGCATTTGGTAAATACAATAACCCTAGAACCAAAAAAAGAGCGATTCAAAAATCGCAGATTGATCAAATTTCAGCCCTGGAGATCGATCCAATAAATGATACTCTCATTAATTCACGTAATTACTTCCTTTTCAGTTTTTATTGCCGAGGAATCAATTTTACGGATCTTGCGAGTTTGAAATGGGATAACATTGTTGATGACGAACTCGAATATATCAGATCGAAAACCAAGGAAGAATTTCGCTTTAAGCTCCATCCCGAAGCTATGCGGATCCTTGATTTTTACCGAAACCTTCGAGGCAATAGCGATGCGGGCTACATCTTTCCAATATTGTACAAAAGACACGACAGCATACAGTCGATCAGATATAGAAAGCAGAAGATTCGAACGCGAGTTAACAAGGACTTACAAGAATTAGGTGCCGCCTTAGGCATTCAGAAGACCCTGACTACTTACGTGGCCCGACATTCATATGCAACCACACTCCGGAGAAACGGAGTATCCAAGGAGAATATAGGCAGATCATTGGGACATGACAGCTTAAAAACAACTGATATTTATCTGGAAGACATCGGGGATCCAATTTTGGATGATCTGATCAACTCAACACTTTGAACGCATGTATTTTTTCAATTTGCCAGGCTTCGATCCTGATCTCGGTATAAACCTGGACGATCAGGGACGTTTTCCGTACCTAAGATTCGTGGATCATGTTTTTCACAGAGGAAACGTAGACTACCTATCTCGCAACTTCCAGTTCGAGAACATTGCTGATAAAGCAGCGCCACCAGTCTTTCTCAGTGAACCGAATCTCACTGCCATTTTCGACCCGAAAGACCGGAAGAATATCATCGTAGACCATCATAGCCCAATCTCGGAGTCTTATGCCGACGAACTGAGAACGGAATTTGAAAAAGGGTACTTCGACGCGGTGAATGAGTATCCACAACAAATAGTCTCCATTCTCTATAATCCTGACAACGAAAGCAAAATCGCTCATTTGGAGCAATTCATTGAATTTTGCTCCTATCATTTATACTTCGAAGGATTTGCTGTTCCATCCTGTATATACACGCTCGGATTCATTCAGGCTTACCTTGTGCGAGCGTGTGGCGATAGAGTAAATGCGCTTCGCCTGGCTAAGCACCAACATCGGGTTGTGGCACAGAAGCAAAAATTACCAGTAGCCGATTTGCAAACGAAAGGGCCGGAGCGGATTCCGCTGGACTATGCGGTTGATGAAATCATAGCCATGTGGTTGATCCTGGTAGATGCGTGGAAATGTAGGGCAGTGGGCTCGATTCAGGTTTTTACCAGTGAAGAGGAAGTATTGCAGCTCTTAGGGATGATGTTTGAAGAAAAAGGAGGCAGACTTCCGAGACCTGAACACAAGTACTTTGAAATGCCTCCCGGAAACTATGAGAGAGTTTTAAACCTGCTCATGCATGCCACCTATAAGCTGAATACAGATAGAAACAATATTGGGCTTGACAGATACTGTCAATTGCTGCTCGATACATTTTCGTGCTACTCGAAAACGAAGCTGGAAAGCCTTCGCAGTAACATCAATAAAGCACGTGGCAACATCGTGCAGAGCATTGGTAATCTGACTGACAGCCCGCATTCTAAAAATGTTTTGAAAACATTAAGGAAAATAAACGAGTACGGCGTCGGCGACCTGACTTAGTCAACTTCATATTGTTTTTCCCCGATTTTCTAGCCTTGCTTTGCCCATCACCAAAACGCAAAAGGGATGAGCACAACAGTTCTAGTTTCGATGAACGATCAGCAATTATCAGAGTTGATTGAGTCTTCACTGCGCCGGGTTTTAGAGTCAAAACCGGAGGCTGCCGCCGATACCAGTGACACTTTGCTTGACACCAAGGAGGCGGCACGCCTGACAAAATACAAGGAGACTTCCATTTATGGGCTGGTGAAAAGAAAGAAGATCCCGTTCTGCAAAATGGAAGGCAAGTTGCTCTTTTCACGCAAAGAGCTTCTGGAATGGATTGCCAACGGTCAGCAGAAAATCGAAGGTAGCCATGAAAGATAATCCGGTTTACCTACGCATTGGGACCAGTTACTTTAAGAAAGTCAACCGGCCATTATCTTCCGGCGACACGATTTCCTCATTAATTCCCTGGT harbors:
- a CDS encoding site-specific integrase, which translates into the protein MALSTKFILASKVNDSCEYPIMLRIIIDRKNQLVSTKKSCKQENWLVSQQQVARGHPKHQEINLLLRTIVSELDFLIISEGKKGRKPTFDEMKTVVRSLTGATKEPESKSLFKLFEDHISLLNQQNRIGYADTFKFTLSSLKGFVKNKDRDLLSINLNFLKKYEEYLMERGCAITTRSVYLRTFRTMWKVAIREKYCPEAHYPFKELAFGKYNNPRTKKRAIQKSQIDQISALEIDPINDTLINSRNYFLFSFYCRGINFTDLASLKWDNIVDDELEYIRSKTKEEFRFKLHPEAMRILDFYRNLRGNSDAGYIFPILYKRHDSIQSIRYRKQKIRTRVNKDLQELGAALGIQKTLTTYVARHSYATTLRRNGVSKENIGRSLGHDSLKTTDIYLEDIGDPILDDLINSTL
- a CDS encoding helix-turn-helix domain-containing protein, with the protein product MNDQQLSELIESSLRRVLESKPEAAADTSDTLLDTKEAARLTKYKETSIYGLVKRKKIPFCKMEGKLLFSRKELLEWIANGQQKIEGSHER
- a CDS encoding DMT family transporter; amino-acid sequence: MSWIYLFFAGLLEIVWAYFMKQSEGFTRLVPTCITIIAMMASFGLLALAMRTLPLSTSYMVWTGIGAVGAFLVGILVLGEPVNTLRIASALLITAGLILMKLS
- the zwf gene encoding glucose-6-phosphate dehydrogenase → MQTNKRPPASVLFIFGGSGDLNYRKLTPALYNLFLDQWMPEKFAIAGIGRSPYSNDAYRTHLLDGVTKFSRRKGKLNGHWQEFSEHVTYLQMDGDDAEAYHLITDLVKAKEEEWGVHPNVIFYLAVAPQLVPSIAQKLGALQICSDRGTARIVVEKPFGHDLQSAHELNQLLSSMFTEEQIFRIDHYLGKETVQNILALRFANALFEPLWNRNYIDHIQITAAESVGLEGRGGYFEHAGALRDMVQNHILQILCMIAMEPPVSFDANEIRNKKVDVLNAIRPITKDQVHDFAVRGQYAGGWKKGEKVVSYRHEEGVDPHSNTETFAAAKFYIDNWRWQGVPFYVRTGKYLNQKATHITLQFKAAPHYAFPSEAAETWRSNRLTISIQPDMDISIRFQAKRPGQTMTLDPVEMTFDYDAVAGDHAPEAYETLLLDVMEGDATLFMRNDQVDAAWKVIMPILETWESRSPQDFPNYAPDSWGPDEADALIARDGHTWINLPPAD
- a CDS encoding nucleotidyltransferase family protein — protein: MTGIIILAAGNSSRLGKPKQLLHFRGQSLLSHMVQEALNVQEKVVFVVTGAKQELIDAEIGQKPVHLIYNPDWETGMGSSIAAGVKALCSMYPQLQAVIIAVCDQPFVNAEHLKQLIATAEHSPENIIASAYAGTMGTPALFPNLFFDELKALTGQEGAKKLFTRHASQLSSVHFPSGETDIDTHEDYEKLLKSTGL
- a CDS encoding XdhC family protein, which produces MKEISDIIKSYEAARISGRKMALATVVHVEGSSYRRPGARMLVTDDGLLTGAISGGCLEGDALRKALLAISQGKNKLVTYDTTDESDPMLGVQLGCNGIVHILFEPIDIANPENPVALLKKVAEKRQYAVVITLFALHSRTAAQPGTCFLQLENDAEYQAVPEQAGLLTAEATRARNMKQSDFRQVEFRGQQFTAFVEYLAPAPSLVIVGAGNDTIPLMQMASVLGWKITVVDGRPAHATIQRFPTADQVIVARAEDVLTQIEPDERTFFTLMTHNYNYDLTLLAALIREEKCHYIGALGPKKKLERMFSDLAERNIVLTPEQKSKIYGPIGLDIGAETSEEIALAVLAEIKAVLEGKNGTSLREKADTIHSRHPVQQQTSASKVSDFACAIQTAELS
- the pgl gene encoding 6-phosphogluconolactonase; amino-acid sequence: MKLHIAKDSTQLSESLAAWMATYIADVLTTQDRFTLVLSGGSTPKQLYALLAATPYKELIHWEKVHFFWGDERAVPFEDERNNARMCFEALLDKVGVIRENIHVMRTDITPEESAAAYEQVLKSYFSDSETTFDLTLLGMGDDGHTLSLFPGMPVVHEESAWATSFFLPAQDMHRITLTAPVVNKSAAVVFLAAGAGKAETLRQVLQGDLDVDKYPSQIISPENGQLHWFVDEAAAAGLHTK
- the gndA gene encoding NADP-dependent phosphogluconate dehydrogenase; the protein is MSDNAFDFGMIGLGVMGRNLLLNMADHGFSVIGFDKDAAKNAALESSASAGTTVKGVGELAQMIQLLQRPRKVMMLVPAGQPVDDVIASLLPLLDEGDVVIDGGNSHYTDTLRRVKYLRDKNIHFMGIGVSGGEKGARTGPSIMPGGDQEAYQNVRPMLEAIAAKVNGTPCVAYLGREGAGHYVKMVHNGIEYAIMQLISECYALLKSAGATNAQLHEVFRQWNEGDLQSFLVEITSEIFLQKDEKSGADLVDVISDKAGSKGTGKWTSQDSMELPVAVPVIDTAVAMRTLSGYKEEREAAAQIYGDESKSILTLDELLPLVHDGLLFSTILAYAQGLAMLFQASKDLAMEIPLPEVVSVWRGGCIIRSSLLEVFTTAYQQSPELSNILLNQDVAALVKSKEENMRALVTFAANSGTAAAGHMSALAYFDAYRTGRMPTNLIQAQRDYFGAHTYQRIDIPGTFHTEWGQQ
- a CDS encoding GNAT family N-acetyltransferase, with translation MEPITITEAGLADLAAVQQIARETFFETFVGSNTEADMQQYLAENFSDTKLAAELSNPDSWFFVAHEGEQVIGYLKLNAGKAQTELHEDDSLEIERIYVKHAYHGKRIGQLLYEKALSMAEDKKVSSLWLGVWEENAKAIRFYEKNGFTAFSKHIFRFGEDEQTDVMMRKVLV